The following are encoded in a window of Vigna unguiculata cultivar IT97K-499-35 chromosome 8, ASM411807v1, whole genome shotgun sequence genomic DNA:
- the LOC114195051 gene encoding uncharacterized protein LOC114195051 produces MDKSKENWASNDIVLQMGMVVVMFLFYLFMHNVPKKLWSDLRLRNRADIQAKRHFVQGAQLLARARASKSKALAKEAQAQAQRAIALDPRDAAPHLLKALALDFLGLRSAALDSLDDALSPLAATSLSHSERADALLKRAELRLASTQRARVDSALADLSESVKLNPNNAKAFFALGDCFERKKINDDAVKAYQHALELEPQLLVAQQALHRLDSSPKTN; encoded by the coding sequence ATGGATAAATCGAAAGAGAACTGGGCCTCGAACGACATCGTTTTGCAGATGGGAATGGTCGTGGTCATGTTCCTCTTCTACCTCTTCATGCACAACGTCCCCAAGAAGCTCTGGTCTGACCTCCGTCTCCGCAACCGGGCCGACATCCAAGCCAAGCGCCACTTCGTCCAAGGGGCCCAACTCCTCGCCCGAGCCCGCGCCTCCAAATCCAAGGCCCTCGCCAAAGAAGCCCAGGCCCAGGCCCAACGCGCCATAGCCCTCGACCCCCGCGACGCCGCCCCTCACCTCCTCAAAGCCCTCGCCCTCGATTTCCTCGGTCTCCGCTCCGCCGCCCTCGATTCCCTCGACGACGCCCTCTCCCCCCTCGCCGCCACCTCCCTCTCCCACTCCGAGCGCGCCGACGCGCTCCTCAAACGCGCCGAACTCAGACTCGCCTCAACTCAGCGCGCCCGCGTCGACTCGGCCCTCGCGGATCTCTCCGAGTCCGTGAAACTCAACCCTAACAACGCCAAGGCTTTCTTCGCCCTCGGAGACTGCTTCGAGCGGAAGAAGATTAACGACGACGCCGTTAAGGCCTACCAGCATGCTCTCGAATTGGAACCCCAATTGCTCGTCGCTCAACAAGCCCTACACAGGTTGGATTCTTCGCCCAAAACCAATTGA